A part of Salmo salar chromosome ssa18, Ssal_v3.1, whole genome shotgun sequence genomic DNA contains:
- the inaa gene encoding internexin neuronal intermediate filament protein, alpha a, with protein MNYGSDHYTSSSYRKIFGDAPRFSPSTSRMSSPSASSRSSVSSTSYRSAVSLPRSSASSLGYYRRTGQSSSFSTVPGDSLELTQASVLGNELKVTRTNEKEQLQGLNDRFAMFIEKVRTLEQQNKVLETELVTLRQRQHEPSRIADLYQQEMRELRAQVEEIGSEKAHILIDRDNLEEDLHKLRAKYEEEIRAREEAEQTLRSFKKDVDDATMARLDLERKVEGLLDEISFLRKVHDEEVAELSGMVQAAHVSVEVELAKPDLTSALKEIRNQYETLASKNLHSAEEWYKSKFANLNEQATRSNEAMRASREEINEFRRQLQSKTIELETLRGINESLERQIRETEDGHNLEIAGLQDTIGHLDNDLRNIKNDMAQHLREYQDLLNVKMALDIEIAAYRKLLEGEETHFSTGILFGASNHGTSHFGYQPRASSYARSTNKEKEAAQKDGFKEITEEKVEKSDEADINSNN; from the exons ATGAACTACGGATCTGACCACTATACCTCGTCGTCCTACCGAAAGATTTTCGGGGACGCTCCTCGTTTCTCACCCTCAACCTCTCGTATGAGCAGTCCCTCCGCCTCCTCCCGCAGTTCTGTGTCCTCCACCAGTTACAGGTCTGCGGTGTCTCTCCCCCGCAGCAGTGCGTCATCGCTGGGCTACTACAGAAGGACCGGTCAGTCTTCTTCCTTTTCGACGGTTCCAGGTGACAGCCTCGAATTGACTCAAGCCTCCGTCCTCGGCAATGAGTTGAAAGTCACCCGAACCAATGAGAAAGAACAACTGCAGGGTCTCAATGACCGCTTCGCCATGTTCATCGAGAAAGTGCGTACCCTGGAGCAGCAGAACAAAGTCTTGGAGACGGAGCTGGTGACTTTGCGCCAGAGGCAGCACGAGCCATCCCGCATCGCGGACCTATACCAGCAGGAGATGCGCGAGCTTCGCGCGCAAGTGGAGGAGATCGGCAGCGAGAAAGCCCACATTCTCATCGATAGGGACAACTTAGAAGAAGACCTGCACAAGCTTAGGGCCAAATATGAGGAGGAGATAAGGGCGCGCGAGGAGGCTGAGCAGACCCTGCGGTCGTTCAAAAAGGACGTGGATGACGCCACCATGGCGCGGCTGGATCTAGAGCGCAAAGTGGAGGGCCTCCTGGATGAGATATCCTTCCTGAGGAAGGTCCACGACGAGGAGGTGGCCGAACTGAGCGGTATGGTCCAGGCAGCTCATGTGTCAGTCGAGGTAGAGCTGGCCAAACCCGACCTCACCTCGGCTCTGAAAGAGATCCGCAATCAGTACGAGACTCTGGCTTCTAAGAACCTGCACTCCGCGGAAGAGTGGTATAAATCCAAGTTTGCCAATCTCAACGAGCAGGCCACCAGGAGCAATGAGGCAATGCGGGCCAGCAGGGAGGAGATCAACGAATTCAGGAGACAACTGCAGTCCAAGACAATTGAGTTGGAGACCCTACGTGGCATCAACGAGTCTTTGGAACGGCAGATTCGAGAGACAGAAGATGGACACAATCTTGAAATCGCAGGTTTGCAG GATACCATTGGGCACCTGGACAATGATTTGCGGAACATCAAGAATGACATGGCTCAGCATCTTCGAGAGTACCAGGATCTGCTCAATGTCAAAATGGCTCTGGACATTGAAATAGCTGCCTACAG AAAACTGCTGGAGGGAGAGGAAACTCACTTTAGCACAGGAATATTATTCGGCGCCTCAAACCATGGCACCAGTCACTTTGGATACCAGCCACGTGCCTCAAGCTATGCACGGAGTACCAATAAGGAGAAAGAGGCTGCTCAGAAAGATGGCTTCAAGGAGATCACTGAGGAAAAAGTGGAGAAGAGCGATGAAGCAGATATCAACTCAAACAACTAG
- the pcgf6 gene encoding polycomb group RING finger protein 6 has product MEDRTKELERPGCLSVGQNSEEATPTDGSRQNSVDNDGSEDHDGTSNNVDSEDEPELPLNQFYPYIRCALCCGFLIDATTITECLHTFCKSCIVKHFFYSNRCPNCSIVVHQTQPLYNIRPDRQLQDIVYKMLPHLEEMERARMIEFYKQRGLEVPKPVVASPAVPVLKNQKQRRELLPQSVFTIPPELDVSLQLEFVGAEEGINNYKPLERRYVRVSGEATVRHVELFIRRKMELSPTCQVDVVCGDHLLDRYQSLRDVQGSMGDNALQDGILVLHFGLVLPAHM; this is encoded by the exons ATGGAGGACAGGACCAAGGAACTCGAAAGACCAGGTTGCTTGAGTGTCGGTCAGAATTCAGAAGAGGCGACGCCAACCGATGGTAGCCGCCAGAACAGTGTTGACAACGATGGCTCGGAAGACCACGATGGGACATCCAATAATGTTGACTCCGAGGATGAG CCTGAACTTCCTCTTAATCAATTCTACCCATATATCCGATGTGCTCTCTGCTGCGGATTCCTCATCGATGCCACCACCATAACAGAGTGTCTGCACACTT TTTGTAAAAGCTGCATCGTGAAGCACTTCTTCTACAGCAACAGGTGTCCCAATTGCAGCATTGTGGTCCACCAGACACAACCACTGTACAATATAAG ACCTGACAGACAGTTGCAAGATATTGTTTACAAGATGCTGCCACATCTAGAAGAAA tgGAGAGAGCAAGGATGATAGAATTTTACAAACAGAGAGGGCTGGAGGTGCCTAAACCAG TGGTGGCGTCCCCCGCTGTCCCTGTGCTGAAGAACCAGAAGCAGAGGAGGGAGTTGCTGCCCCAGTCTGTCTTCACCATCCCTCCTGAACTGGATGTGTCTCTGCAGCTGGAGTTTGTGGG AGCGGAAGAAGGCATAAACAACTATAAG CCTTTGGAGAGGCGGTACGTGCGAGTGTCGGGAGAGGCCACTGTCCGCCATGTGGAACTTTTCATCAGGAGGAAGATGGAGCTGAGTCCCACCTGCCAG GTGGATGTTGTGTGTGGAGACCACCTCCTGGACCGTTACCAGTCGCTGCGAGATGTTCAGGGCTCCATGGGAGACAATGCTCTACAG GATGGCATTTTGGTTCTCCACTTTGGACTGGTGCTGCCTGCTCACATGTGA